Below is a window of Streptococcus salivarius DNA.
TATTTTTTTAGTATTTTTGAGGCCTTATTTAGATTCTCTAAAGCTATATCATATTCTCCGTCCCAGATATTAACAACACCTAAATTATTATATACTGTTGCAACAGGTATTTGATATTCATTACGTTGAAAATAGTCCAATGCTAGTTTGAGATTTTCGGTAGCTTCTTTAGTTGGGAAATAATGAGCAGAATTTCGTAAAATAATATAATAGAAGTCGTCTTTTTCTACAGAATTCATGCTTTCATTAAGGAGTTTAATTGCCTCTCGATCTTTACCTAAATGACCATAAGCATTTAGCTTGTAGAGTAATGTTCCAGAGCAATTTTCTAACTTTTCCAGTGATTTTAGCGCCTCCTCAAATTCATATTTTTGAATTTGAAATCTAGGATAGTATAGCTGTAAATCTTTTGAATAATTATCTTTTTGAAGACTGTTTAAAATAGCTAAACCTCCATTAAAATCAGAAATCCACTGGTACGAGTTCAATATATAATGTAAGTATTTTTCGGGTAATAATTCTATTAAATGAAGTATCTTCTTACTCAAAGATACAATGTAAAAATATGAATTTTTCCTGTATTCGATTTCAAGTAACTGTTTGATATATTCTACATTTTGCCGCAACTCTTCAATATTACATATATTTATTAAGCAGTGAATTAAATAAGCTAACTCGCCACCAACTCCTATAGATAGGATAGTTTGCTCTAAATATATTTTTAGATTGTTGGTTACTAATTGAAGATCAGAAGCATTTGTGTGATTTAAAATACCATTTACAATTGATTCGTGTGAAATTTTGATTTTATCATTTGTATCTCCATTAATATAGACAAAACCTGCATCAATAAGGGATTTTAGAGAATCAGCTACTTCAGTATTTTCGTCTAATATAGATTTAATGTAGTTAAAAACTATATCTTTTCTCATACCAGCAGGAAAAATCGATGATATGATAAGTATATTTTTTTGAATATCTGGAAGTTTGTCATATATATCAGAAATATTAAATAATTCTGAATTTGGATTATCAATAAGTCTGTTAATAATTAATTCAATATCTTTATAATTACCTTGTGTTATCTGCCATATTTGATTCAATTTGACATTATCAAGTAAAGCAATTTTATTTCTTATTAGTAATTTACACTCATCCTCAGTAAGATACGATAAATTTAATACAGTAGGAGTATAATTGTCCAATGTATCTAGTTTATCAATCGATTTTATCTTATCATTTGTTCGGTTTATAATTGTTAAAGAGATTCCGCTTTGAAGTGTATTAAAGTCATCTTCAAATTTTATTTTTATATCTTCAGATAAAAATTGATAATTATCAATAATAATATTAAGACGGATTTTTTTTGAAACATGACTGAAATATCTTAAATATAAATCATTTTCAAATATTCCCTCCTTTATTTCAGTAATAACTTCTTCCCAAGGATAATCAATTACTTTTTTGTAAGTTGTATCGAATGCAATAAACGATCTGATTAACCTAAAACTATGTTTCAGAGTTAGATTTGTTAGTTTTTGTTTTCTTAAATAATTTGAAAACGAATATTTTTGAGGTATTGATAAGCATAGATTTCTTCTGAATTGTGTTGGGACATACGCTCCTTTTAGTAGATTTTCAAAAAATTTATTACTTTCAAACCCATCATTTATAACATCAATGTAGAGAATAAAGGCTTCTTTATCATGGCTGTAAACTTGTTGACAAACCTCTTTGATTAGCTCGGTTTTACCACTACCACTTAAACCATTAATAATATATAAACTATTTTTATCATTACTAGAAAATTTAAAATGCTGTTTTAATTCTTCTATTTCAGTATCGCGACCGTAATACATAAAACATCTCCTACCGATAACAATTTATTATCACTATACGAAGCACTCAAATAGGTTTATAATAGCATGATTATTGATAAAGGAGATTTTTATGGATTATAAACTTATTTCTACTTACTTAGATTATTGCAAAACTCATAAGCGTTTGAGTTCACACACGATTCGCGCTTATAAGAATGATCTTATGCAATTTTATAACTCAGACTATGATAATGTCGAATCCTATATAGAACAGTTGACACGATCTAACATAAAAACGAATACATTAAGAAGAAAAATTGCTTGTATGAAGGTGTTTTATAACTATCTAAAATACCAGAACATAATTGAAGAGAATCCCTTCAATCAATTGCGCTTTCAATTTAGAACTGAAAAAGTATTGCCTAAAACGATTCCGTATGACATTCTGAAAAGTATTTTTATATATTTAGAACGGAAAGTAATTGTATCTAAAACTGACTATCAAAAACAACACGCTGAAAGAAATCTACTAATTATTTCACTTTTACTTTCAACAGGCATCAGAATTTCTGAACTTTGCCACATTCATCTCAAAGACATTAATCTGTCCAATAAGACACTCCATATTATAGGAAAGGGTAAGAAAGAACGTATCCTATTTTTAGGAGATCAAAAAACATTCAATTTATTAGAAACATATATAAATAAAACAAGAAATGAATCCAATGATTTCTTGTTCCCAGGGAAACATTCACTTAAACCATTGTCAGAGCAAAGTGTACGTTTAGTAATAAAGAGAATCGTTGAACAAAATAACTTTTCTAGAACTATTACACCGCATATGTTTAGACATAGCTTTGCGACAATGCTTCTAGATAGTGATGTAGATATTCGATATATTCAACAAATTCTTGGACATAGTTCTATATCAATCACACAAATCTATACTCACGTATCTCATTCAAAACAAGAAGAAATACTTAGTTCTTTTAATCCCGTATCAGTAATTCATTCTGAAATCGAGTAAGAGACATTTCCAAAGTCTACAGTTCACTTCATCTTAAATTAATTTTTGTAGTTCGACTTTAGTTAATAGATTTTATACTCAACAAAAGCAAAAAACATATAAAACTTCACTTTGAATCAGCATTTATACTATATTCCGTATTAAGGACTCCATAATTGTTTTTCTAAAATACATCTTTCAAATATCCTTAAATATAATAAAAAGAGATGGGCAAAATCTCAATTCCTGAAGAAAATGGAGTAAATCTTCCCACAAGAAAACGCATAATTTCAAGTTTTTCAACACCTGATACTATGCGTTTTTTGGTTCTAAAAAATTTTCGCCCACATTAAACAACTAACAAAAGTTATAAGTAGACTATATTTTAAAATTTTTGTTCTAACAACCATTTCAATTAGTTAAATCTTTAAATCTTTCTTCTCCAGATTTAAGCATATCCTTTTCTACCTGACTCCACTCTCCAAACAATAATTCATGAAGAACAGCTGCTGCTGATATTTCATCATCTCTCGAATCGTAAACACAGGTCCTATCTCGTTGATAGATTTGGATTTGTTCAAAGATACCTAATTGCTCCAGCTGGTGGGTATTCTCAACTAGATTGTTCACTATCAGATCATGATGTTCTTTTGGAGTTGCGCGTGCTTGATTTGGATTGATAGCGTACAGTTCTTCGTATCGGATAAGGGTGCTCAGATAGGACAGCTTAGGCTTTGTCGCAATCAAGGCTAATTGTACTTCATATCCCTTACTTTTCAAGAGTTGTGCTGTTTCCTTTGGAACGTCAATCGTTCGTAAAGTTCCCTCTATCAAAAGATTGTATCCCAAATGACTCAATTCTGTTACTAAAGACTCTACCATTTTGCCTGCAAAATCTTTGGTGTATTCAACACTGTCTTTGCCATATTCTTGCTGCAGTTCTAAATAGTGTGGATGCTGAGAACGAAAACTATCGCCATCTATGATAACAATATTTCCTTGAAATTCTTTCTGTTTAATACGATGAATTGTAGTCTTACCGGCACCACTTTGCCCTCCAAGCAAAATCGCTATAGGTTGCTTACTGGACTTTTTTCCTCTTGTCAGAGAACGAAGATTCCTTGCTAAAGCATGTTTGAATTCTCTACCAGTATAATCTTGGATTTCCATTAGGCTACCATCCGTTTTTCAGATATCTCTAACATACGTTCAATTCCATCCAAATAGCCGCTATATCTCTCTATTTCATCAAAAGTTTCTACTAAATAGATATTCGTATGAATCAAGTCAGATAGATCATTACTCATTAAAATCCAAGGATTAGATTCATCATCAATGCTAATTCCCTGACTATCTTGATAACGATAGAGTCGAGATAGTAGATTAGCACCTCTTTCTTTCACAATTTCAATTTTTAAAGTCAATTCATAATCTTCAACAGGATTGAGCATTTTATCTTCTCCTACAATATCGACATAAGATACATTAAACTTCTGACAAATGATGTCTATTAGTTCTGTAGATACTGAACTAGTTCCATTTTCATAACGGCTTAAGCTATTTCGAGAAATTCCTATAATTCGGGCAAATTCGGGTTGTGTTAAGCCATGTGTTTTACGTAAGGATTTTATGTTTTTTCCAATCATAGCAGACTCCTTTTATTTGATACCACCATTATAACATTTAGAAAAAGCAAACGCACCATTTTTGGTGCGTTATTGGCTGTTTTTCCTAAATCTCTCTAAATTCTTCTCTAATTGTTCCTTATGAAGTTGATTCTTAGCTTCCTTTAATGTGTCGTTCAAAGTTTCTTCTCTATAAGTTGATTCTCTTTTAAGTTGTTCTGTTTCTTGATTTGGAGTGAAAATGATATCTATCAGTAGGTCTATTTTTTCAAGATCTGGGACGGACATATCAGATAGTCGATGAATTAGCTTCTTAAATATATCACCACTGTCTTGGTTTTTCTTAAAAAATGTTGTAAACATCTATAATCTCTCAAAAAAGTAACCTATCAGGACTGCTTAGTATGATTCGGAAATCGCATCATAAATGGACTGCAATTTCTTAGATTCTCTTTTGCGGCTTTGACTTCTTTATCAATCATTAGGTCATTTGAGCCGGCCACTTGTTGGATAGTGTCTAGAGCTTGTTTGAGTTCTTCTTCATCCTGACCAAAGACACCAATCAAGAAGACTGTTTGAAACAGTTTATCTCCTGTCTCTGTCATGGTTTTTAATAGCTCCTCAGCTTCATCGATATTGCTTTCTAATTACATGACCTACTTTTTCCAAATAGATACCTGTACGAGCTAGTTTTTGTTGTTTCCCAATCTTTTGGGATTCCATCAAAGTCTTCTTTGTTCGTAGTTTCTTCATGGCATCTGCTTTGGTCGAACTTTGTGCATGGAGACTCACAATCTTTTGATACAAACGATTCAATTCACTTG
It encodes the following:
- a CDS encoding tetratricopeptide repeat protein, with translation MYYGRDTEIEELKQHFKFSSNDKNSLYIINGLSGSGKTELIKEVCQQVYSHDKEAFILYIDVINDGFESNKFFENLLKGAYVPTQFRRNLCLSIPQKYSFSNYLRKQKLTNLTLKHSFRLIRSFIAFDTTYKKVIDYPWEEVITEIKEGIFENDLYLRYFSHVSKKIRLNIIIDNYQFLSEDIKIKFEDDFNTLQSGISLTIINRTNDKIKSIDKLDTLDNYTPTVLNLSYLTEDECKLLIRNKIALLDNVKLNQIWQITQGNYKDIELIINRLIDNPNSELFNISDIYDKLPDIQKNILIISSIFPAGMRKDIVFNYIKSILDENTEVADSLKSLIDAGFVYINGDTNDKIKISHESIVNGILNHTNASDLQLVTNNLKIYLEQTILSIGVGGELAYLIHCLINICNIEELRQNVEYIKQLLEIEYRKNSYFYIVSLSKKILHLIELLPEKYLHYILNSYQWISDFNGGLAILNSLQKDNYSKDLQLYYPRFQIQKYEFEEALKSLEKLENCSGTLLYKLNAYGHLGKDREAIKLLNESMNSVEKDDFYYIILRNSAHYFPTKEATENLKLALDYFQRNEYQIPVATVYNNLGVVNIWDGEYDIALENLNKASKILKKYDSNEIFEPYCNKSIIFLMNKNYQQSLKYINKSLQECPKALTLDIRMLKLNKLIIELISERISFTEFQNSLRNFEEEIPLIDDPWYKFQIVYNLQQFDDIPFVCEKTYIDDYQDGLTKYYLLIPYKKNNFCIGLSPNWRY
- a CDS encoding tyrosine-type recombinase/integrase, which codes for MDYKLISTYLDYCKTHKRLSSHTIRAYKNDLMQFYNSDYDNVESYIEQLTRSNIKTNTLRRKIACMKVFYNYLKYQNIIEENPFNQLRFQFRTEKVLPKTIPYDILKSIFIYLERKVIVSKTDYQKQHAERNLLIISLLLSTGIRISELCHIHLKDINLSNKTLHIIGKGKKERILFLGDQKTFNLLETYINKTRNESNDFLFPGKHSLKPLSEQSVRLVIKRIVEQNNFSRTITPHMFRHSFATMLLDSDVDIRYIQQILGHSSISITQIYTHVSHSKQEEILSSFNPVSVIHSEIE
- the pezT gene encoding type II toxin-antitoxin system toxin PezT encodes the protein MEIQDYTGREFKHALARNLRSLTRGKKSSKQPIAILLGGQSGAGKTTIHRIKQKEFQGNIVIIDGDSFRSQHPHYLELQQEYGKDSVEYTKDFAGKMVESLVTELSHLGYNLLIEGTLRTIDVPKETAQLLKSKGYEVQLALIATKPKLSYLSTLIRYEELYAINPNQARATPKEHHDLIVNNLVENTHQLEQLGIFEQIQIYQRDRTCVYDSRDDEISAAAVLHELLFGEWSQVEKDMLKSGEERFKDLTN
- the pezA gene encoding type II toxin-antitoxin system antitoxin PezA translates to MIGKNIKSLRKTHGLTQPEFARIIGISRNSLSRYENGTSSVSTELIDIICQKFNVSYVDIVGEDKMLNPVEDYELTLKIEIVKERGANLLSRLYRYQDSQGISIDDESNPWILMSNDLSDLIHTNIYLVETFDEIERYSGYLDGIERMLEISEKRMVA